A DNA window from Treponema sp. J25 contains the following coding sequences:
- the nadA gene encoding quinolinate synthase NadA, translated as MNITSTIHGIEEEIRSIKKALGDKLFIAAHHYQRGEVVAISDCIGDSYRLAVESAKTSARYILLCGVRFMAESAAILARENQMVISPDLRAGCPMADMINLPLMLKALEQLDGVVGRPVVPLTYMNSYAEVKALTGERGGAICTSSNAEKILSHYMEGKEPVFFSPDFNLGINTARRLGLSLEKIFKIDQQGNVSSLSGGVVASMFPPADGVLFLWDGYCHVHKAFTVADVERVRACYSDIKVLVHPECDPEVVAASDGAGSTEWLYRMLRAAPAGSCWAIGTELNFVYRAAAEFPEKKIVPLRESLCPNMARIGLEEVLKALRLILDYENGAPGTVLSVVSVPPLAKTQAKAALSRMIELTEG; from the coding sequence ATGAATATCACTTCCACAATTCATGGGATAGAAGAGGAAATCCGCTCTATCAAAAAAGCCTTAGGGGACAAACTTTTTATTGCGGCCCATCATTACCAGCGGGGTGAGGTTGTTGCTATAAGTGATTGTATTGGGGATTCCTATCGGCTTGCGGTGGAGTCTGCAAAAACCTCGGCCCGGTATATCCTCCTTTGTGGTGTCCGTTTTATGGCCGAAAGTGCCGCAATCCTGGCTCGGGAAAACCAGATGGTGATAAGCCCCGATCTTCGGGCGGGCTGTCCCATGGCGGATATGATCAATCTTCCCCTCATGCTGAAAGCCCTGGAACAGCTTGATGGTGTAGTGGGCCGTCCTGTAGTTCCTCTTACGTATATGAATTCCTACGCAGAGGTAAAGGCTCTCACCGGCGAAAGGGGAGGGGCGATTTGCACTTCCAGTAATGCAGAAAAAATTCTTTCACATTATATGGAAGGTAAAGAACCGGTGTTTTTTTCTCCCGATTTTAATCTGGGTATTAATACGGCCCGCCGCCTTGGTCTTTCTCTTGAAAAAATTTTTAAAATCGATCAACAGGGGAATGTAAGTTCCCTGAGTGGGGGAGTCGTCGCAAGCATGTTTCCACCTGCGGATGGAGTGCTTTTCCTGTGGGATGGTTATTGCCATGTTCATAAGGCGTTTACGGTGGCAGATGTAGAACGAGTGCGGGCTTGTTATTCTGATATAAAGGTACTGGTACATCCTGAATGTGACCCTGAGGTGGTTGCGGCCAGCGATGGCGCCGGTTCTACCGAATGGTTGTACCGAATGCTACGGGCGGCGCCGGCTGGCTCTTGCTGGGCTATTGGTACGGAGCTTAATTTTGTGTATCGAGCGGCAGCGGAATTCCCTGAAAAAAAGATTGTTCCCCTGCGGGAATCCCTATGCCCTAACATGGCGCGCATAGGTCTTGAAGAAGTGCTGAAAGCCCTTCGTCTTATTCTGGACTACGAAAATGGAGCGCCGGGAACTGTACTCTCTGTGGTTTCGGTGCCTCCCCTTGCAAAAACTCAGGCGAAGGCAGCCCTTTCTCGCATGATAGAATTAACGGAAGGATAA
- the nadC gene encoding carboxylating nicotinate-nucleotide diphosphorylase yields MELKKAYYVRLVREALKEDLGKAGDVSTIAVFTGKEKGTFRLIAKDKGVLCGNAVFEEVFRQIDRRITIKWFYDDGAVLEPQNIVAQVRGSVKSILMGERTALNFICHLSGVATRAHQLVSISRQYGGSRPVQILDTRKTLPGFRMLQKYAVATGGAANHRIGLYDMVLLKDNHIDAAGGITAAVERVRKKWGRRFKIEVETRTLADVQEALALGVDRIMLDNMDNEKIRQALEIIGGRIETEASGNMNEERLAQLAGTGLTYISFGELTHSVRAFDFSLKHEKGRS; encoded by the coding sequence ATGGAACTTAAAAAAGCATACTATGTTCGTCTTGTGCGCGAGGCCCTGAAAGAAGACCTGGGAAAAGCAGGGGATGTTTCGACCATCGCTGTTTTTACAGGGAAAGAAAAGGGAACCTTTCGACTCATAGCAAAAGACAAAGGGGTTCTTTGTGGTAATGCGGTGTTTGAAGAAGTTTTTCGTCAGATTGATCGCAGGATAACCATAAAGTGGTTCTATGACGATGGGGCTGTTCTAGAACCTCAGAATATAGTGGCCCAGGTACGGGGATCGGTAAAATCTATTTTGATGGGAGAACGGACGGCCCTCAATTTTATTTGCCATCTTTCAGGGGTGGCCACCCGAGCTCACCAGTTAGTAAGCATTTCCCGCCAGTATGGGGGATCCCGGCCGGTTCAAATTCTTGACACCCGCAAAACCCTGCCGGGTTTTCGGATGCTCCAAAAATATGCGGTGGCCACCGGTGGGGCTGCCAATCATCGGATAGGACTGTACGATATGGTACTGCTCAAGGATAACCATATCGATGCGGCAGGGGGAATTACCGCCGCGGTGGAACGGGTCCGTAAAAAGTGGGGGCGCCGTTTCAAAATAGAAGTCGAAACCCGGACCCTGGCGGATGTACAGGAAGCCCTGGCCCTCGGGGTGGATCGGATCATGCTGGATAACATGGATAATGAGAAAATCCGCCAAGCCCTTGAAATTATAGGTGGACGAATAGAAACCGAAGCTTCGGGTAATATGAACGAAGAACGGCTTGCCCAACTGGCGGGGACGGGCCTTACCTATATTTCCTTTGGAGAATTGACCCACAGCGTCCGGGCCTTTGATTTTTCGTTAAAGCATGAAAAAGGACGATCCTAA